The following coding sequences lie in one Thalassoglobus polymorphus genomic window:
- a CDS encoding aldo/keto reductase, producing the protein MQKRSLGKTDMELTTLSFGASSLGQEFRSVDLNEALRSVHVAIDRGMNFIDTSPFYGRGMSEMLLGRVLPEIPRDQYYLGTKLGRYAGEHFDFSARRVAESVDISLERMKVDHLDLVLCHDLEFVEMSQIVEETLPALRKQVENGKVRYIGVSGYPMKMFKYILENAEIDVILTYNHYTLQNDMALELVPICQEKGVGIMNAAPFCARLLTSAPLPEWHKATPKVREIAKAAADHCASRGVDLAQLALQFSIANPDFTTCVTGSANPQRVSQWVDWAEIPLDETLLAEVQEILKPIHNWFYLEGRPENNDTPTVEA; encoded by the coding sequence ATGCAGAAGCGTTCCCTTGGAAAGACTGACATGGAGTTGACGACGCTCTCGTTTGGAGCTTCATCGTTAGGCCAGGAATTCCGCAGTGTGGATCTCAACGAAGCTCTGCGAAGTGTCCACGTCGCTATTGATCGTGGTATGAATTTTATTGATACCTCCCCATTTTACGGACGTGGAATGAGTGAGATGTTGCTCGGTCGAGTTTTGCCTGAAATTCCTCGCGATCAATATTACCTTGGGACGAAACTTGGCCGATACGCTGGTGAGCATTTTGATTTTAGTGCTCGACGTGTTGCAGAGAGTGTCGACATCTCTCTGGAACGGATGAAGGTCGATCATCTCGATCTCGTTCTGTGTCATGACCTTGAGTTTGTCGAGATGTCGCAGATTGTCGAAGAGACTCTGCCTGCTCTGCGAAAGCAGGTCGAGAACGGGAAGGTCCGCTACATCGGTGTCAGTGGATATCCGATGAAGATGTTCAAGTACATTCTGGAGAACGCAGAGATCGACGTGATACTGACTTACAATCATTACACGTTACAAAACGATATGGCACTCGAACTTGTGCCGATCTGCCAGGAAAAAGGAGTCGGGATTATGAACGCTGCTCCGTTCTGTGCTCGACTTTTAACCAGCGCTCCGCTTCCGGAATGGCACAAAGCGACTCCGAAAGTTCGTGAAATTGCCAAAGCTGCCGCTGACCATTGTGCGAGTCGCGGAGTCGACCTCGCTCAACTTGCGTTACAATTCTCGATAGCCAATCCCGACTTTACAACGTGTGTCACCGGATCTGCCAATCCTCAGCGTGTGTCGCAATGGGTTGACTGGGCAGAAATCCCTCTCGATGAAACCTTGTTGGCTGAGGTTCAAGAAATTCTTAAACCGATCCATAACTGGTTCTACCTCGAAGGCCGTCCCGAGAATAACGACACGCCGACTGTCGAAGCGTAA
- a CDS encoding lysophospholipid acyltransferase family protein yields MKKLRWLLEYVVFRVLTCLIGIVSVKQSVRFAEFLGWSFVHLLPRKWTRYEVAATNLKTAFPDYSDLEVEATIEKMWVHLFRLVAEMVQFPRKLHLENYREIMSFRNRGEAAQALNSGRPIFMLSGHFGNWEATTATFGTFGFPMGIVARKLDNPYLHRWFVRTREVTGHRLLLKSGGWDGITDVLSARGNLGLLCDQDAGRRGVFVDFFGKPASTFRSIALMAIENEAIVLLGYGVRQPDNFDECRWVRYEVGCETVIDTKTIQSDDEVRSITEKYSQALEAAVRRHPEQYFWVHRRWKSIPRKKKRDKEKAA; encoded by the coding sequence ATGAAAAAACTCCGATGGCTCTTGGAGTATGTCGTTTTCCGGGTGCTGACCTGCTTAATTGGCATTGTTTCGGTCAAACAGTCGGTACGGTTTGCGGAATTTCTTGGCTGGAGCTTCGTCCATCTCTTGCCACGAAAATGGACACGCTACGAAGTCGCAGCAACCAATTTGAAAACTGCGTTTCCAGATTACAGCGACCTTGAGGTAGAAGCGACTATAGAAAAGATGTGGGTCCACCTCTTCCGGCTCGTCGCTGAGATGGTTCAATTTCCGCGAAAGTTGCATCTCGAAAACTACCGCGAAATCATGTCGTTTCGAAACCGAGGAGAAGCTGCTCAGGCACTCAATTCGGGTCGTCCCATTTTCATGCTGAGCGGACACTTCGGAAACTGGGAGGCGACCACTGCAACCTTTGGAACCTTTGGATTTCCCATGGGGATCGTTGCCCGCAAACTGGACAATCCTTACTTACATCGCTGGTTTGTCAGAACGCGTGAAGTGACTGGTCATCGACTCTTACTGAAATCAGGCGGATGGGATGGCATCACAGATGTTCTCAGCGCACGAGGGAATCTCGGTCTCCTTTGCGATCAGGACGCAGGACGTCGCGGAGTCTTTGTCGATTTCTTTGGAAAACCAGCATCGACATTTCGGTCGATTGCGCTCATGGCCATCGAGAACGAAGCCATTGTGCTGCTTGGATACGGTGTCCGCCAACCTGACAATTTCGATGAATGCCGCTGGGTCCGATACGAGGTTGGTTGTGAAACCGTCATCGATACAAAAACGATTCAATCAGACGATGAGGTCCGTTCAATCACTGAGAAATACTCACAGGCTCTCGAAGCTGCAGTGAGGAGACACCCCGAGCAATACTTTTGGGTCCATCGACGCTGGAAGTCAATCCCCAGGAAGAAGAAGCGGGACAAAGAAAAGGCTGCATAA
- a CDS encoding menaquinone biosynthetic enzyme MqnA/MqnD family protein codes for MIDRARKETPNSLPEKKVRATMRIGAVSYLNSKPLVEDLESLCTESDCIFDVPSRLADGLASGDLDVALIPSVESFLNPEYEVVSDACIATHGPVMSVKLYSRVHPGEIRTLALDEGSRTSAALTRIMLEERFGVSPELQKLPLKKTTRDTNADAVLLIGDRAISPPKESFHTVWDLGEEWVNWTGLPFVFAMWVTRQNAELGEIPSKLAQSRNAGLNAIERIAQDGADALNLDYETSLNYLTKNLYFKLGDAERAGLKMFQELAANLGLADSTPLSFRESTEPEEAELISA; via the coding sequence ATGATTGATCGAGCGCGAAAAGAGACTCCCAATTCGCTTCCAGAGAAAAAGGTTCGAGCGACGATGCGAATCGGTGCAGTCAGCTATCTGAACAGCAAACCGTTGGTCGAAGACCTCGAAAGTCTTTGCACGGAAAGTGATTGCATTTTCGACGTCCCGAGTCGCTTGGCTGACGGATTGGCGTCCGGCGATCTTGATGTTGCTCTCATTCCTTCGGTCGAATCATTCTTGAATCCTGAATACGAAGTCGTTTCGGATGCATGTATTGCGACTCACGGACCTGTGATGTCGGTGAAACTATACTCACGTGTTCACCCGGGGGAGATTCGTACTCTCGCATTGGATGAAGGTTCACGCACCAGTGCAGCATTGACGCGTATCATGCTCGAAGAGCGATTTGGCGTTTCTCCCGAGCTTCAGAAACTTCCGTTGAAGAAAACCACCCGAGACACAAACGCCGACGCGGTTTTGCTGATTGGCGATCGTGCAATCTCTCCCCCCAAAGAGTCATTTCACACAGTCTGGGATTTGGGCGAAGAATGGGTCAACTGGACCGGACTTCCATTTGTGTTCGCGATGTGGGTCACTAGACAGAACGCAGAACTTGGCGAGATTCCGTCCAAACTGGCACAGTCACGAAATGCTGGATTGAACGCAATTGAGCGAATCGCCCAGGACGGAGCAGATGCCCTCAATCTAGACTACGAGACTTCTTTGAATTACCTGACAAAAAATCTCTACTTCAAACTCGGAGATGCCGAGCGAGCAGGGCTGAAAATGTTTCAGGAACTGGCTGCCAATTTAGGCTTGGCAGATTCGACGCCACTGAGCTTTAGAGAATCCACTGAGCCCGAAGAGGCCGAATTGATCTCGGCGTAA
- a CDS encoding HpcH/HpaI aldolase family protein, translated as MSLKKKLAAGERVNVFALSRLYQPNMIEMFAIQGGFDGFWIDAEHASFSAQDIEVAAAYARASNLDCFVRIPPHDYSLVTRCIESGAEGVMAAQIVSAEQAEEFVQWAKFAPRGKRGLNAGCHDGQFGTIPVAEFCQQANERSFVAIQIETLQALEECDEIAAIDGVDLLFIGPSDLSQALGVTGDFMHESCIAAIKKVAAACAKHGKTFGAVTTTPEHAHMLAELGCKMLSPTNDIRTFNAGIKAVKESFSEFF; from the coding sequence ATGTCTTTGAAGAAAAAACTCGCTGCGGGTGAGCGTGTCAATGTGTTTGCACTCAGCCGACTTTACCAGCCTAACATGATCGAAATGTTTGCGATTCAGGGCGGATTTGACGGATTCTGGATTGATGCCGAACACGCGAGTTTCTCGGCTCAGGATATCGAAGTCGCAGCAGCCTACGCTCGTGCTTCCAATCTTGATTGCTTCGTACGTATTCCTCCTCACGATTACTCTTTGGTGACGCGATGTATTGAATCGGGAGCTGAAGGTGTGATGGCTGCTCAAATCGTGTCGGCAGAGCAAGCAGAAGAATTTGTTCAATGGGCAAAATTTGCCCCGCGTGGAAAACGTGGCTTGAACGCAGGATGTCACGACGGACAATTCGGAACAATTCCGGTTGCAGAGTTTTGTCAGCAGGCGAACGAACGTTCTTTCGTTGCAATTCAAATCGAAACGCTGCAAGCATTGGAAGAGTGTGACGAAATCGCTGCCATCGATGGCGTGGACCTGCTGTTCATCGGGCCATCTGATCTTAGTCAGGCTCTAGGAGTGACCGGCGATTTCATGCATGAGAGCTGTATTGCTGCGATCAAAAAAGTTGCGGCAGCTTGTGCGAAACACGGAAAAACATTCGGAGCAGTCACGACGACTCCTGAACATGCTCACATGCTCGCAGAATTAGGCTGTAAAATGCTCAGCCCGACGAACGACATTCGAACTTTCAACGCAGGCATTAAAGCTGTCAAAGAATCATTCAGCGAGTTTTTCTAG
- a CDS encoding ferrochelatase produces the protein MIESGFVSKYNYDAVLFVSFGGPEGRDDVIPFLENVLRGRNVPRERMLEVAEHYYHFDGMSPINQQTRELMAAVQADLKELGVEIPIYWGNRNWTPLLPDTMQKMKDDGVQNAIAFVVSAYSSYSGCRQYRENILAAQDAVGENSPKVDKIRTFYNHPDFIAANVEHIQSAINSLPESQKSEFRLALTAHSIPDSMASTCDYVQQLSETCRLITEELNLPPKRWRLVYQSRSGRPQDPWLEPDILDHIDELDSQGVKSLIISPVGFLSDHMEVLFDLDEEAAQKCEELDITLVRADSPGNHPKFVRCVSKLIIERLNNSIEKEAIGKFPANWDVCAKDCCPAPVRPTKRPAS, from the coding sequence ATGATCGAAAGTGGTTTTGTGAGCAAATATAATTATGACGCCGTCCTGTTTGTTTCTTTTGGAGGACCAGAAGGACGTGACGATGTGATTCCGTTTCTTGAAAATGTGCTGCGCGGGCGAAATGTTCCTCGGGAACGCATGCTCGAAGTTGCTGAGCACTATTACCATTTTGATGGCATGAGCCCCATTAATCAGCAGACACGCGAATTAATGGCCGCTGTTCAAGCGGATTTGAAAGAACTCGGCGTTGAAATTCCTATATATTGGGGAAACCGAAACTGGACTCCGCTCTTGCCGGATACCATGCAGAAAATGAAAGATGACGGAGTGCAAAACGCGATTGCATTCGTTGTTTCTGCTTACAGTTCTTACTCTGGATGTCGTCAATATCGGGAGAATATTCTGGCAGCGCAGGATGCCGTCGGAGAAAATTCTCCGAAAGTCGATAAGATTCGGACGTTTTATAATCACCCGGATTTTATTGCTGCGAATGTTGAGCACATTCAATCTGCGATCAACTCTCTCCCCGAATCACAGAAGTCTGAGTTTCGTCTTGCTTTGACTGCCCACAGTATTCCCGATTCGATGGCGAGTACATGTGACTACGTGCAGCAGCTCTCCGAGACTTGCCGCCTGATTACAGAAGAGCTGAATCTTCCACCGAAACGTTGGCGACTGGTTTACCAAAGCCGCAGCGGGCGGCCACAAGACCCGTGGCTCGAGCCGGATATCCTTGACCACATTGATGAGTTGGATAGCCAGGGTGTCAAATCGCTGATTATCTCTCCGGTTGGCTTTCTTTCTGATCACATGGAAGTTCTGTTCGATCTCGACGAGGAAGCAGCACAAAAGTGTGAGGAATTAGATATCACGTTGGTCCGGGCTGATTCTCCGGGAAATCATCCTAAATTCGTGCGGTGTGTGAGCAAGCTGATCATTGAGCGATTGAATAATTCTATTGAGAAAGAAGCGATCGGAAAATTTCCCGCGAACTGGGATGTCTGTGCCAAAGATTGCTGTCCCGCACCAGTTCGCCCAACAAAACGACCTGCTAGCTAG
- a CDS encoding zinc-binding alcohol dehydrogenase family protein, whose product MKAIRLEEPKNFQRVEINEPTSPRPGQALVRTHRMGICGTDYGGYLGKMPFFSYPRIPGHELGVEVLEVGDNVTNVKVGDRCSVEPYMNCGECYPCRKGNGNCCEKLNVIGVMVDGGLCDKFLIRADKLHSSSKLTYEQLALVETLGIGCHACDRGAPQKGDHVLIIGAGPIGLATLEFTRLTGATITVMDMVESRLEFCRETYGVPHTVQFKGDGSELEQMLDITNGDRYAVVTDATGHNASMSNALKYVAHTGSLVYVGITTAEVSFPHPILHKPEMSIKGSRNALPSDFSRIISLIEDGTINTEPWVTHRTSFDTVIEEFETFTHPESGVIKAIIEVA is encoded by the coding sequence ATGAAGGCCATACGACTCGAAGAACCCAAAAACTTTCAGCGTGTTGAGATCAATGAGCCGACGTCTCCAAGGCCGGGGCAGGCTCTTGTACGGACGCATCGCATGGGGATTTGCGGAACAGACTACGGTGGATACCTCGGCAAGATGCCTTTTTTCAGCTATCCGAGGATTCCCGGACATGAACTCGGCGTAGAAGTTCTCGAAGTCGGAGACAATGTTACAAACGTCAAAGTTGGCGATCGCTGCAGTGTTGAGCCATATATGAATTGCGGTGAGTGCTACCCTTGTCGCAAAGGAAACGGGAACTGTTGCGAGAAGCTCAATGTCATCGGAGTGATGGTTGATGGTGGGCTTTGTGACAAATTTCTGATTCGAGCGGACAAGTTACACTCTTCTTCCAAGTTGACGTATGAACAACTGGCATTGGTCGAAACACTCGGGATTGGCTGTCACGCCTGCGACCGGGGAGCGCCGCAAAAAGGGGATCACGTTCTCATCATCGGCGCCGGACCAATCGGGTTGGCAACTCTCGAATTCACACGGCTTACCGGAGCGACGATCACAGTCATGGACATGGTCGAATCGCGACTCGAATTCTGCCGTGAGACCTATGGTGTTCCGCACACTGTTCAATTCAAAGGAGATGGCAGCGAACTCGAACAGATGCTCGATATCACCAACGGTGATCGGTACGCCGTCGTCACCGACGCGACCGGGCACAACGCTTCGATGTCGAACGCCCTCAAGTATGTCGCCCATACCGGCTCACTGGTTTATGTTGGGATCACAACTGCCGAGGTTTCGTTCCCTCATCCGATCCTGCACAAGCCAGAGATGTCAATCAAAGGTTCGCGGAACGCCCTGCCGAGCGACTTTTCAAGAATTATTAGTCTAATCGAAGATGGCACGATCAATACCGAGCCTTGGGTGACGCATCGAACGTCGTTTGATACGGTCATCGAAGAATTTGAAACCTTCACTCATCCCGAATCTGGGGTCATTAAGGCTATCATCGAAGTTGCATAG
- a CDS encoding homoserine dehydrogenase: protein MSKPLRVGLIGLGTVASGVAQILLRHRDRTRERAGRDVEITRVAVRDLSKSRDVEIPSDILTTDAMSVATAADVDVVIELIGGISPAKELVEAALNHGKDVVTANKALLCEHGDTLFALARETGRCIAFEAAVAGGCPIIAAMSQSMTGNQITSLAAILNGTSNFILTQMLHNDASYDDAVQEAQECGYAEADPSMDVKGTDAAQKLGILTQLAFGERISPDQFPVQGIDELELEDLHFADELGYAVKLLATAKLVNGHLELHTQPTLIRKERPLAQVDGPYNMIEITGDAVGKAWFSAMGAGQMATASAVVADIIDVAVGRAAITFPHLNLWQTEEKFQLQKSEDIERRYYFRFHVEDRPHVIADIADVLGRNGISLSSVMQKEAQIESPKAGEPPVVPLVFMTHNATEGQLRAAAIELDSLDCVQPPWLCLPVSDDQA, encoded by the coding sequence ATGTCGAAACCACTTCGAGTCGGATTGATTGGACTGGGAACTGTTGCCAGTGGCGTTGCTCAAATTCTTTTACGTCATCGTGACAGAACCCGGGAGCGTGCCGGGCGGGACGTTGAGATTACTCGCGTCGCCGTCCGAGATCTCAGTAAATCACGTGATGTTGAGATTCCATCAGACATTTTGACCACCGATGCCATGTCGGTGGCAACTGCTGCCGATGTCGACGTCGTGATTGAGCTCATCGGGGGAATCTCACCAGCGAAAGAGTTGGTCGAAGCAGCTTTGAATCACGGAAAAGATGTCGTGACGGCGAACAAGGCGTTGCTTTGTGAGCATGGGGACACGCTCTTTGCTCTCGCAAGAGAGACCGGCAGATGTATCGCGTTCGAGGCGGCTGTTGCAGGCGGTTGCCCCATTATTGCTGCAATGAGCCAGTCAATGACTGGAAATCAGATTACATCTCTGGCAGCAATTTTGAATGGAACCAGCAACTTCATTCTGACGCAAATGTTGCATAACGACGCATCCTATGACGATGCGGTTCAGGAAGCTCAAGAGTGCGGCTACGCTGAGGCTGACCCTTCGATGGATGTCAAAGGGACGGATGCAGCTCAAAAGCTTGGGATTCTCACTCAGCTTGCGTTTGGTGAGCGGATTAGTCCCGACCAATTCCCGGTTCAAGGAATTGATGAACTTGAACTCGAAGATTTGCACTTCGCTGACGAGCTTGGCTATGCCGTCAAACTTCTGGCGACTGCAAAACTCGTGAATGGGCATCTCGAGTTGCATACGCAACCGACGCTCATTCGCAAGGAACGGCCGTTGGCTCAAGTCGACGGGCCATACAATATGATAGAGATTACGGGTGATGCAGTTGGCAAAGCCTGGTTCTCAGCGATGGGAGCCGGTCAAATGGCGACTGCCTCTGCTGTGGTTGCAGATATTATTGATGTCGCTGTGGGCCGAGCGGCGATTACTTTCCCGCATCTGAATCTCTGGCAGACCGAAGAAAAATTCCAGCTGCAGAAGTCGGAAGATATTGAACGCCGCTACTACTTCCGATTTCATGTCGAAGACCGTCCCCACGTGATTGCAGATATTGCCGATGTCTTAGGCCGCAACGGCATCAGCCTCTCTTCGGTGATGCAAAAAGAGGCACAGATCGAAAGCCCTAAAGCTGGAGAGCCTCCCGTTGTTCCTTTGGTCTTCATGACTCACAACGCAACTGAAGGTCAACTTCGAGCTGCTGCAATTGAACTCGACTCGTTGGACTGTGTTCAACCCCCTTGGCTTTGCCTCCCCGTGAGCGATGATCAAGCGTAG
- a CDS encoding sugar phosphate isomerase/epimerase family protein, translating to MKIACFPNTYGRFGPNAAIDLLPSAGIHWLELPIKNHGVPSFFKEEPVVTNGSTPQSIFALKERIADSGLKVCTCNITSGNPLEEDVLKRTLTKLTIANQFGAEYVVAGGGELTADDQWPLLIDHMRQIGDHAQKLGIVYCCETHPGTCQNADGMLELVERVDHPNIRINFDTGNIFYYNEDVELLEEMGKVAPYIAHVHLKDTNGKFKDWHFPALGAAGHVDFAAVLRFLNGIDFHGPCSLELEGIEGEPELTLEQTHERVLVSIEHLKSVGWEIE from the coding sequence ATGAAAATCGCATGCTTCCCGAATACGTATGGTCGCTTTGGTCCTAACGCTGCGATCGATTTACTCCCCTCCGCCGGAATTCACTGGCTGGAGCTGCCGATTAAGAATCATGGAGTGCCCTCTTTTTTTAAGGAGGAGCCCGTTGTTACGAATGGCTCGACTCCTCAGTCTATTTTTGCTTTGAAAGAGCGTATCGCTGATTCTGGTCTCAAGGTTTGCACTTGCAATATCACCAGTGGCAATCCGCTTGAAGAGGATGTTCTGAAGAGAACACTGACAAAACTCACCATCGCCAATCAATTCGGGGCTGAGTATGTCGTCGCCGGAGGTGGGGAGCTGACAGCAGATGATCAATGGCCGTTGCTCATCGACCACATGCGTCAAATCGGTGACCATGCGCAGAAGTTGGGAATCGTTTACTGCTGCGAAACGCATCCCGGAACCTGTCAGAATGCAGACGGAATGCTGGAACTCGTTGAACGAGTCGATCATCCGAATATTCGGATCAACTTCGATACCGGCAATATCTTCTACTACAACGAAGATGTTGAGTTGCTGGAAGAGATGGGCAAGGTCGCTCCTTATATTGCACATGTCCACCTGAAAGATACGAACGGGAAATTTAAGGACTGGCACTTCCCTGCCCTGGGAGCTGCTGGGCATGTTGACTTTGCTGCAGTTCTCCGTTTTCTCAATGGGATCGATTTTCACGGCCCCTGCAGCCTCGAATTGGAAGGCATTGAGGGAGAACCCGAGCTGACACTAGAGCAAACACATGAACGGGTGCTCGTCAGCATTGAGCATCTCAAGAGTGTCGGTTGGGAAATCGAGTAA
- a CDS encoding type II and III secretion system protein family protein has protein sequence MSTVEVSPTVWDRVQKIFSQVKLRKKCSAAIVGATLLGGVAHGQQLNLQVPRAQQGHAGAQQRAPEIQQVQATYDARRALDPRIRSMPRSERKLDVINNRSQLVITDKRVTRFAFSNPEVIDIIQFSENEFSILGTGLGTTDLWLWFEEEGREVAEPLMYVVTTIRDPELDDQRRIEFGRIERKLQLLYPNSKVYLIPMSRKIIVRGQARDAAEAAKIMNVVRGEVVAQSGSLLGLGNDFGFGAGQNGFNNGFDNDRVNDFFSSYIVDELQVPGEFQISVRVRIAELSRSQLRRLGMDWSVVFDNGAQSISQTLTGGAATLTGVFEGGDINIMIDALASNGSARVVEDARLITLSGQPAAFLSGGEFAVPTIVGIGGAQGQQTSFRGFGTSIITTPTVVDNDLIRLTIVPELSSVSSANTVGGIPGLNVRRVQTQVELREGQTIVLGGVFSRRETAEVTRIPFLGEIPHIGNYLFNAKQATEDETEILIIVTPELVRPMDADQTPPLPGFYVTQPDDHDFYKYNRIEGNPDMGYYQLLPYGNGQGYGQDVGYNFFNPPPADGQIAPANGYAPVPGEPAGQTYPQQPQQQNPPSQEQQYQQPQQQMPQQQYPPSQQQYQQPAPVPPAQPLPPPPQPYGTTQNRMSPAQSVGPQGRQQVAPQGVQQTSGYRLDTRVQRNR, from the coding sequence ATGTCGACCGTAGAAGTATCACCAACTGTCTGGGATCGAGTACAGAAAATCTTTTCGCAGGTAAAGCTACGCAAGAAGTGTTCCGCAGCGATTGTTGGTGCAACGCTCCTCGGAGGGGTTGCACATGGCCAGCAACTCAACTTGCAAGTCCCCCGTGCACAGCAGGGGCATGCTGGGGCTCAGCAGAGGGCACCGGAGATTCAGCAGGTGCAGGCAACCTACGACGCCCGAAGAGCACTGGATCCGCGAATCCGCTCCATGCCTCGCTCGGAACGCAAGTTGGATGTGATCAACAATCGGTCGCAACTGGTGATTACAGACAAGCGGGTGACTCGCTTCGCGTTTTCGAACCCAGAGGTTATCGACATTATCCAGTTCAGTGAGAATGAGTTTTCGATTCTCGGAACAGGCTTGGGGACCACTGATTTGTGGTTGTGGTTCGAGGAAGAAGGCCGCGAAGTGGCCGAGCCGCTCATGTATGTCGTGACAACAATTCGCGATCCCGAACTTGATGATCAGCGACGAATTGAGTTTGGGCGTATCGAACGGAAGCTTCAGTTGTTGTATCCCAACAGCAAGGTCTATCTGATTCCGATGTCAAGAAAGATTATCGTGCGAGGACAAGCACGCGATGCTGCTGAAGCTGCCAAAATCATGAATGTTGTCCGTGGGGAGGTTGTCGCTCAGTCCGGCAGTCTGCTTGGGTTGGGGAACGATTTCGGTTTCGGTGCTGGTCAAAACGGCTTTAACAACGGCTTCGATAACGACCGGGTGAATGACTTTTTCTCGTCCTACATTGTGGATGAATTGCAAGTCCCAGGTGAATTTCAAATTAGTGTCCGTGTCCGAATCGCAGAGCTGAGTCGTTCACAACTTCGACGACTTGGCATGGACTGGAGTGTTGTCTTTGATAATGGAGCACAATCGATCAGCCAGACGCTGACTGGCGGTGCTGCCACTCTGACTGGCGTGTTTGAGGGTGGGGACATCAATATCATGATTGATGCCTTGGCGTCGAACGGATCTGCCCGCGTGGTCGAAGACGCGCGGCTGATCACTTTAAGTGGGCAACCGGCCGCGTTCCTCTCGGGGGGAGAATTCGCAGTCCCGACAATCGTCGGAATTGGTGGAGCCCAGGGCCAACAGACAAGCTTCCGAGGCTTTGGGACGTCGATTATTACAACTCCGACAGTGGTTGATAACGATCTGATTCGTCTAACAATCGTACCTGAATTAAGTTCTGTCTCCTCAGCAAATACAGTTGGGGGAATCCCCGGTTTGAACGTTCGGCGTGTACAAACGCAAGTCGAGCTTCGCGAAGGTCAAACAATCGTTCTTGGTGGTGTCTTCTCGCGAAGAGAGACTGCTGAAGTCACGCGAATCCCGTTTCTGGGGGAAATCCCACACATCGGGAACTACCTGTTTAATGCCAAGCAGGCAACTGAAGACGAAACTGAAATCCTGATTATTGTCACGCCAGAACTTGTCCGGCCAATGGATGCAGATCAAACTCCGCCGTTGCCAGGGTTCTACGTGACCCAACCGGACGATCATGATTTCTACAAATACAATCGCATCGAAGGTAACCCGGACATGGGGTACTACCAGCTCTTGCCTTACGGAAACGGTCAGGGTTACGGTCAGGATGTGGGATACAACTTCTTTAATCCGCCTCCAGCTGATGGACAGATTGCACCGGCGAATGGATATGCTCCTGTCCCGGGCGAACCTGCAGGGCAAACCTATCCACAACAGCCGCAACAACAAAATCCGCCTTCTCAGGAACAGCAGTACCAGCAGCCGCAGCAGCAGATGCCACAACAACAATATCCACCAAGTCAGCAGCAATATCAGCAACCTGCACCTGTTCCACCGGCTCAGCCACTTCCGCCACCGCCGCAGCCATACGGAACTACTCAAAACAGAATGAGCCCTGCTCAATCTGTTGGCCCGCAAGGACGTCAGCAAGTTGCACCACAAGGGGTTCAGCAGACTTCCGGGTATCGACTCGATACTCGAGTGCAACGAAATCGATAA
- a CDS encoding sulfite exporter TauE/SafE family protein, which translates to MSELSLIFMGGLLGSSHCLGMCGGFAILIGANQTSRREMWISQGAYSIGRIFTYSVLGVVAGYVGMHLGHSTSQWVNASAILSFVAGLFLIVQGLKAAGINLWSRGKSPTPQGCLVSPLFRTFFQSRSRFSKFLAGVMTGFLPCGLLYGFLALATASQDLFLGGAIMFAFGLGTVPMMVLAGIGGQLLSGVTRLRLLRTAAWCVVFTGAITIYRGAAFLTLEHTEAVPACPFCTTSQNSTN; encoded by the coding sequence GTGAGTGAACTATCGCTGATTTTTATGGGAGGCCTGCTCGGCTCGTCGCACTGTCTCGGAATGTGCGGTGGGTTTGCGATTTTGATCGGTGCGAACCAGACCTCACGCCGAGAGATGTGGATTTCCCAAGGAGCATATTCGATTGGGAGGATCTTCACGTACAGCGTGTTGGGTGTCGTCGCAGGCTATGTCGGGATGCACCTTGGCCACTCAACAAGCCAATGGGTGAACGCCTCCGCAATTCTCAGCTTCGTCGCCGGTCTGTTTCTGATTGTGCAAGGCCTCAAGGCTGCGGGTATCAACCTGTGGAGTCGAGGCAAATCTCCTACACCGCAAGGTTGTCTGGTCAGCCCCTTGTTTCGCACCTTCTTTCAATCGCGATCGAGGTTCTCCAAATTCCTGGCAGGCGTCATGACAGGTTTTCTGCCGTGCGGACTGCTATATGGATTCCTCGCTCTTGCGACAGCCTCACAAGATTTATTTTTGGGTGGGGCGATCATGTTCGCCTTCGGGCTTGGCACGGTTCCGATGATGGTCCTCGCAGGCATCGGGGGGCAGTTACTCTCCGGGGTGACCCGACTCAGGCTTTTGCGCACGGCAGCGTGGTGCGTCGTTTTTACCGGAGCCATCACGATATATCGGGGCGCAGCTTTTCTCACCCTGGAGCATACAGAAGCCGTTCCCGCCTGCCCATTCTGTACCACTTCACAGAACTCAACGAATTAA